The Apium graveolens cultivar Ventura chromosome 6, ASM990537v1, whole genome shotgun sequence genome contains a region encoding:
- the LOC141666698 gene encoding uncharacterized protein LOC141666698 isoform X1, with the protein MKCGSIACIWSDCPPPHQVTATAVLDNPATLYTGGSDGTIVCWNIVSTDSNTGVRPIAMLCGHAAPIVDLDICFPATVPGEEKAGELSNVALNSKPEKYGALISACSDGVLCVWSRGSGHCRRRRKLPPWMGSPSMVQVLPENRRYVCVACSFVDSAHLSEDHFQESAEAGEALMDKELQSGKPPKCSIVVVDSYSLTIVQTVFHGNLSIGSLRFMSIILPVGNIETQSVMIIDSAGKAEFISLLKDSDLNGENSTSLQRNSLSTELGDLVNGSNDGGLVISFATVQQVLALVYRTYCLFRLVNDGTIVGNISFLDSPLCVVGSDNQSHVIGCMFLEQDEARTKVYSDESEKIFVETFAVWNNRGCAILYDVSYLGNIFKSEPVFLIPSVSHHATLKLSYLQLNCCLLRIESVCCQKEEPMPWTPQVTMWLLPQQRDKNGNCRECKMIGNGSFLESWVMSSRSSHITDGAMNETGVNAISQETSSTSSNTFNPRSSNADDVRASDEIYNRFQEKSLVSSSIVISENHHAPYAIVYGFYNGEIEVLQFDKFFGALDANRSPRHGSGLHASKQYLSGHTGAVLCLAAHKMTSISEILSYNHVLVSGSIDCTVRIWDLDSSNLITVLHQHVAPVRQIILPPPLTDHPWIDCFLSIGEDSCVALASLETLRVERMFPGHQNCPSNVLWDTSKGYVACLCLSHTKLADGIDSLYIWDMKTGARERVLRGIAAHSMFDHFCNSIDVDSLSFAAINAYSSASMLTYPFSAVAPFSRSQFNNSRKGGHSSQFSSANTKMDEPSTSQIHASKRDAANIYSSRISTDPSKRIAVTCSCLFPGIATLNFDLGTLMSLCYIAESSEAASDFSEKQHIENLGVDLPNDGDKRADFILKRQGAEVQSTQDMAASDDFGERTSHITLENSGWESTLEGCLLRFSLSFLHLWDVDSDLDKLLMTEMKLKRPDGFLVGSGLLGDKGSLTLTFPAHSTTLELWKSSSEFCAVRSVTMVSLAQHMVSLSPSCSTASSVLAAFYTRNFAEKMPDIKPPLLELLVSLWQHESEHVRMAARSLFHCSATRGIPLPLCRKKSIDFATLVRLENDKVESGTKYSTTDENSTNNFGLNRQPEEVVSPAKESEILAWIETFEEQDWIACVEGTSQDAMTSHIIVAAALAVWYPSLVKPNLATLAVHPLMKLVMAMNEKYSSTAAEILAEGMENTWKACIASEIPRLIGDIYFQIECLSGASSNSRPHNVVPSLNIRETLIGVLLPSLAMADILGFLHVVERQIWSTASDSPIHVVSLIVIIRIVRGSPRNLAQYLDKVINFVLLTMDPANSAMRKICLQSSMAALKEIIRVYPMVTLNDSSTRLAVGDAFGELNKANIRVYDMNSMTAIKVLDASGPPGLPSLLGEDSKLSVATAISALSFSPDGEGLVAFSENGLMIRWWSLGSVWWEKLSRNLAPVQYTKLIFVPPWEGFSPNSTRSSIMASVLGNGRQASSQENARESNETDRLKLLIHNLDLSYRLQWVGERKILLSQHGRDLGSFQL; encoded by the exons ATGAAGTGTGGATCGATTGCGTGTATATGGTCCGACTGTCCACCGCCACATCAAGTCACTGCCACCGCCGTACTTGATAATCCGGCCACTCTTTACACCGGTGGATCCGATGGCACCATCGTCTGCTGGAACATCGTATCTACTGATTCCAACACT GGCGTAAGACCAATTGCGATGTTGTGTGGTCATGCTGCACCAATAGTCGATCTTGACATATGTTTTCCTGCCACTGTTCCTGGAGAAGAGAAAGCAGGAGAATTAAGTAATGTGGCGCTCAACTCTAAACCAGAGAAATATGGTGCACTTATAAGTGCTTGTTCTGATGGTGTATTGTGTGTTTGGAGTAGAGGTAGTGGCCACTGCAGGCGTAGAAGGAAATTGCCACCTTGGATGGGGAGTCCATCTATGGTCCAAGTGTTACCTGAAAACCGGAGATATGTATGTGTTGCCTGTTCTTTCGTTGATTCTGCCCATTTATCTGAGGATCACTTTCAGGAATCTGCTGAAGCTGGCGAGGCTTTAATGGACAAGGAATTGCAATCTGGAAAACCTCCCAAGTGCAGCATTGTTGTAGTTGATTCTTATAGTCTTACCATTGTACAAACTGTTTTTCATGGTAATTTATCTATTGGGTCGTTAAGGTTCATGTCTATAATCTTGCCTGTTGGGAATATAGAGACACAATCTGTGATGATCATAGACTCAGCAGGTAAAGCTGAatttatatctttattaaaaGACTCAGACCTGAATGGGGAAAATTCGACTAGCTTACAAAGAAATTCCCTTAGTACAGAGTTAGGGGACTTGGTAAATGGGTCTAATGACGGAGGTCTGGTGATATCATTTGCTACAGTTCAACAGGTTTTAGCCCTTGTATATAGGACTTATTGCCTATTTAGGTTAGTGAACGATGGTACGATAGTTGGAAATATTTCATTCTTAGACAGTCCACTTTGTGTCGTAGGAAGTGACAATCAATCACATGTCATAGGATGTATGTTCCTGGAACAAGATGAGGCCAGGACAAAAGTGTATTCTGACGAATCTGAGAAAATATTTGTAGAGACTTTTGCTGTTTGGAATAATAGAGGCTGTGCTATTCTGTACGATGTATCATACTTGGGTAATATTTTCAAGTCTGAGCCTGTATTTCTGATCCCTTCTGTTTCACATCATGCGACATTAAAACTTAGTTATCTTCAGCTCAACTGCTGTTTGCTTCGTATTGAATCAGTTTGTTGTCAAAAGGAAGAACCTATGCCTTGGACACCACAGGTCACTATGTGGTTGTTGCCGCAGCAGCGTGATAAAAATGGAAATTGTAGGGAGTGCAAAATGATCGGGAACGGCAGTTTTCTTGAAAGTTGGGTTATGAGTTCTAGGTCATCACATATAACTGACGGTGCGATGAATGAGACTGGTGTGAATGCTATTAGTCAAGAAACTAGTTCAACATCTTCAAATACATTTAATCCACGTTCCAGTAATGCAGATGATGTACGTGCAAGTGATGAAATATATAACCGTTTCCAAGAAAAAAGCCTTGTATCATCTTCAATagttatatctgaaaaccatCATGCACCTTATGCCATAGTCTATGGCTTCTACAACGGAGAAATAGAAGTTCTTCAGTTTGATAAGTTCTTTGGAGCGCTTGATGCTAATCGGAGTCCTAGACATGGATCAGGTTTACATGCTTCGAAACAGTATCTCTCAGGGCACACAGGTGCAGTACTATGTTTGGCTGCGCATAAGATGACTAGTATCTCTGAAATTTTAAGCTATAATCATGTACTAGTCTCAGGAAGCATTGACTGCACAGTTCGCATATGGGATCTAGACTCGAGCAATCTCATTACTGTGCTGCACCAACACGTAGCTCCTGTACGCCAAATTATTTTGCCTCCACCACTAACTGACCATCCTTGGATAGATTGCTTTCTTTCTATAGGAGAGGACTCTTGTGTTGCTCTTGCTTCACTTGAGACCTTGCGTGTGGAGAGAATGTTTCCTGGACACCAAAACTGCCCCTCTAATGTGTTATGGGATACTTCAAAAGGCTATGTAGCATGCCTTTGCTTGAGCCATACAAAATTAGCTGATGGCATAGACAGCCTTTACATCTGGGACATGAAAACTGGTGCTCGTGAACGAGTTCTTCGCGGGATTGCCGCTCATTCGATGTTTGATCATTTCTGTAACAGCATAGACGTGGATTCCCTTTCTTTTGCTGCAATAAATGCATATTCCTCTGCTTCCATGTTGACATATCCATTTTCTGCAGTTGCACCGTTTTCACGATCTCAGTTTAATAACTCTCGGAAGGGAGGACACTCCTCTCAGTTCTCCTCTGCTAATACAAAGATGGACGAACCTAGTACTTCCCAGATACATGCTAGCAAAAGAGATGCTGCAAATATCTATTCATCTAGAATTTCAACCGACCCAAGTAAAAGAATAGCAGTTACATGTTCTTGCCTGTTTCCAGGAATTGCAACACTAAATTTTGACCTTGGCACATTGATGTCTCTTTGTTACATAGCTGAGTCCTCTGAAGCTGCAAGTGATTTTAGTGAGAAACAACATATAGAGAATTTAGGGGTTGACCTGCCTAATGATGGTGACAAGAGGGCTGATTTCATTTTGAAAAGGCAGGGAGCTGAAGTGCAGAGTACCCAGGACATGGCCGCTAGTGATGATTTTGGCGAACGTACCTCGCATATTACTTTGGAAAATAGCGGCTGGGAAAGTACACTTGAAGGATGTCTTCTTCGGTTTAGCTTATCTTTTCTGCACTTGTGGGATGTGGATAGTGACCTTGATAAGCTGCTAATGACAGAGATGAAACTTAAAAGACCAGATGGTTTCCTTGTTGGTTCAGGTTTGCTGGGGGACAAAGGGTCTCTTACATTGACATTTCCTGCCCACAGCACCACACTTGAG CTTTGGAAGTCATCATCGGAGTTCTGTGCTGTCAGATCAGTAACTATGGTGTCCCTTGCTCAGCACATGGTTAGCTTGTCCCCTTCATGTTCTACAGCCAGCAG TGTTCTAGCTGCATTTTATACACGCAACTTTGCAGAGAAAATGCCGGATATAAAGCCTCCTTTGCTCGAG CTTTTGGTAAGTTTATGGCAACATGAAAGCGAACATGTTCGAATGGCTGCGCGCTCTCTATTCCATTGCTCCGCCACACGGGGTATTCCTCTACCTTTGTGCAGGAAGAAATCGATTGATTTTGCAACACTTGTAAGATTGGAGAATGATAAAGTGGAAAGTGGAACTAAGTACTCCACCACGGACGAAAATTCTACAAACAATTTCGGATTGAATAGACAGCCTGAAGAAGTGGTTTCCCCGGCTAAAGAATCTGAAATACTTGCCTGGATAGAAACATTTGAAGAGCAAGACTGGATTGCTTGTGTTGAAGGAACAAGTCAAGATGCAATGACATCTCATATCATTGTTGCAGCGGCATTGGCTGTTTGGTATCCTAGTCTTGTCAAGCCAAACCTTGCTACACTAGCTGTTCATCCTTTAATGAAGTTGGTTATGGCCATGAATGAAAAATATAGTTCCACTGCAGCAGAGATTCTGGCAGAAGGTATGGAGAATACATGGAAGGCCTGCATTGCTTCTGAAATACCTCGTTTGATCGGCGATATATATTTTCAAATCGAGTGTTTGAGTGGAGCATCTTCCAACTCAAGACCACATAATGTAGTTCCCTCCCTTAACATTCGGGAGACTTTGATTGGAGTTCTGCTTCCAAGTCTTGCGATGGCTGATATACTAGGATTTTTGCATGTGGTAGAACGTCAGATATGGTCTACTGCATCTGATTCACCTATTCATGTAGTATCACTTATAGTTATCATCCGGATTGTGCGTGGTTCTCCGAGAAACTTGGCTCAATACCTTGACAAG GTGATCAATTTCGTTTTACTAACTATGGATCCTGCAAACTCAGCCATGCGAAAGATATGCCTTCAAAGTTCAATGGCAGCATTGAAGGAAATTATACGGGTATACCCTATGGTAACCCTGAATGACTCATCAACTCGGCTGGCTGTTGGAGATGCATTCGGAGAACTTAATAAAGCTAACATTCGTGTATATGATATGAACAG TATGACAGCAATAAAAGTCTTAGATGCAAGTGGGCCTCCAGGACTTCCTAGTTTACTCGGCGAAGATTCAAAACTGTCGGTAGCTACTGCAATTTCAGCTCTAAGCTTTTCACCGGATGGAGAG GGGCTAGTTGCGTTTTCAGAGAACGGTTTAATGATCCGATGGTGGTCACTAGGATCTGTATGGTGGGAGAAGCTCAGCCGAAATCTTGCTCCTGTCCAATACACTAAATTAATATTTGTTCCTCCTTGGGAGGGTTTTTCACCTAATTCCACTAGGTCAAGCATAATGGCAAGTGTGCTTGGTAACGGGCGGCAGGCCAGTTCTCAG GAAAATGCAAGGGAATCAAATGAAACAGACAGGTTAAAGCTCTTGATTCATAATCTAGACTTATCGTACCGGCTGCAATGGGTTGGCGAAAGAAAAATATTACTTTCCCAACATGGCCGTGATTTAGGCAGTTTTCAGTTATAA
- the LOC141666698 gene encoding uncharacterized protein LOC141666698 isoform X2 has product MKCGSIACIWSDCPPPHQVTATAVLDNPATLYTGGSDGTIVCWNIVSTDSNTGVRPIAMLCGHAAPIVDLDICFPATVPGEEKAGELSNVALNSKPEKYGALISACSDGVLCVWSRGSGHCRRRRKLPPWMGSPSMVQVLPENRRYVCVACSFVDSAHLSEDHFQESAEAGEALMDKELQSGKPPKCSIVVVDSYSLTIVQTVFHGNLSIGSLRFMSIILPVGNIETQSVMIIDSAGKAEFISLLKDSDLNGENSTSLQRNSLSTELGDLVNGSNDGGLVISFATVQQVLALVYRTYCLFRLVNDGTIVGNISFLDSPLCVVGSDNQSHVIGCMFLEQDEARTKVYSDESEKIFVETFAVWNNRGCAILYDVSYLGNIFKSEPVFLIPSVSHHATLKLSYLQLNCCLLRIESVCCQKEEPMPWTPQVTMWLLPQQRDKNGNCRECKMIGNGSFLESWVMSSRSSHITDGAMNETGVNAISQETSSTSSNTFNPRSSNADDVRASDEIYNRFQEKSLVSSSIVISENHHAPYAIVYGFYNGEIEVLQFDKFFGALDANRSPRHGSGLHASKQYLSGHTGAVLCLAAHKMTSISEILSYNHVLVSGSIDCTVRIWDLDSSNLITVLHQHVAPVRQIILPPPLTDHPWIDCFLSIGEDSCVALASLETLRVERMFPGHQNCPSNVLWDTSKGYVACLCLSHTKLADGIDSLYIWDMKTGARERVLRGIAAHSMFDHFCNSIDVDSLSFAAINAYSSASMLTYPFSAVAPFSRSQFNNSRKGGHSSQFSSANTKMDEPSTSQIHASKRDAANIYSSRISTDPSKRIAVTCSCLFPGIATLNFDLGTLMSLCYIAESSEAASDFSEKQHIENLGVDLPNDGDKRADFILKRQGAEVQSTQDMAASDDFGERTSHITLENSGWESTLEGCLLRFSLSFLHLWDVDSDLDKLLMTEMKLKRPDGFLVGSGLLGDKGSLTLTFPAHSTTLELWKSSSEFCAVRSVTMVSLAQHMVSLSPSCSTASSVLAAFYTRNFAEKMPDIKPPLLELLVSLWQHESEHVRMAARSLFHCSATRGIPLPLCRKKSIDFATLVRLENDKVESGTKYSTTDENSTNNFGLNRQPEEVVSPAKESEILAWIETFEEQDWIACVEGTSQDAMTSHIIVAAALAVWYPSLVKPNLATLAVHPLMKLVMAMNEKYSSTAAEILAEGMENTWKACIASEIPRLIGDIYFQIECLSGASSNSRPHNVVPSLNIRETLIGVLLPSLAMADILGFLHVVERQIWSTASDSPIHVVSLIVIIRIVRGSPRNLAQYLDKIYR; this is encoded by the exons ATGAAGTGTGGATCGATTGCGTGTATATGGTCCGACTGTCCACCGCCACATCAAGTCACTGCCACCGCCGTACTTGATAATCCGGCCACTCTTTACACCGGTGGATCCGATGGCACCATCGTCTGCTGGAACATCGTATCTACTGATTCCAACACT GGCGTAAGACCAATTGCGATGTTGTGTGGTCATGCTGCACCAATAGTCGATCTTGACATATGTTTTCCTGCCACTGTTCCTGGAGAAGAGAAAGCAGGAGAATTAAGTAATGTGGCGCTCAACTCTAAACCAGAGAAATATGGTGCACTTATAAGTGCTTGTTCTGATGGTGTATTGTGTGTTTGGAGTAGAGGTAGTGGCCACTGCAGGCGTAGAAGGAAATTGCCACCTTGGATGGGGAGTCCATCTATGGTCCAAGTGTTACCTGAAAACCGGAGATATGTATGTGTTGCCTGTTCTTTCGTTGATTCTGCCCATTTATCTGAGGATCACTTTCAGGAATCTGCTGAAGCTGGCGAGGCTTTAATGGACAAGGAATTGCAATCTGGAAAACCTCCCAAGTGCAGCATTGTTGTAGTTGATTCTTATAGTCTTACCATTGTACAAACTGTTTTTCATGGTAATTTATCTATTGGGTCGTTAAGGTTCATGTCTATAATCTTGCCTGTTGGGAATATAGAGACACAATCTGTGATGATCATAGACTCAGCAGGTAAAGCTGAatttatatctttattaaaaGACTCAGACCTGAATGGGGAAAATTCGACTAGCTTACAAAGAAATTCCCTTAGTACAGAGTTAGGGGACTTGGTAAATGGGTCTAATGACGGAGGTCTGGTGATATCATTTGCTACAGTTCAACAGGTTTTAGCCCTTGTATATAGGACTTATTGCCTATTTAGGTTAGTGAACGATGGTACGATAGTTGGAAATATTTCATTCTTAGACAGTCCACTTTGTGTCGTAGGAAGTGACAATCAATCACATGTCATAGGATGTATGTTCCTGGAACAAGATGAGGCCAGGACAAAAGTGTATTCTGACGAATCTGAGAAAATATTTGTAGAGACTTTTGCTGTTTGGAATAATAGAGGCTGTGCTATTCTGTACGATGTATCATACTTGGGTAATATTTTCAAGTCTGAGCCTGTATTTCTGATCCCTTCTGTTTCACATCATGCGACATTAAAACTTAGTTATCTTCAGCTCAACTGCTGTTTGCTTCGTATTGAATCAGTTTGTTGTCAAAAGGAAGAACCTATGCCTTGGACACCACAGGTCACTATGTGGTTGTTGCCGCAGCAGCGTGATAAAAATGGAAATTGTAGGGAGTGCAAAATGATCGGGAACGGCAGTTTTCTTGAAAGTTGGGTTATGAGTTCTAGGTCATCACATATAACTGACGGTGCGATGAATGAGACTGGTGTGAATGCTATTAGTCAAGAAACTAGTTCAACATCTTCAAATACATTTAATCCACGTTCCAGTAATGCAGATGATGTACGTGCAAGTGATGAAATATATAACCGTTTCCAAGAAAAAAGCCTTGTATCATCTTCAATagttatatctgaaaaccatCATGCACCTTATGCCATAGTCTATGGCTTCTACAACGGAGAAATAGAAGTTCTTCAGTTTGATAAGTTCTTTGGAGCGCTTGATGCTAATCGGAGTCCTAGACATGGATCAGGTTTACATGCTTCGAAACAGTATCTCTCAGGGCACACAGGTGCAGTACTATGTTTGGCTGCGCATAAGATGACTAGTATCTCTGAAATTTTAAGCTATAATCATGTACTAGTCTCAGGAAGCATTGACTGCACAGTTCGCATATGGGATCTAGACTCGAGCAATCTCATTACTGTGCTGCACCAACACGTAGCTCCTGTACGCCAAATTATTTTGCCTCCACCACTAACTGACCATCCTTGGATAGATTGCTTTCTTTCTATAGGAGAGGACTCTTGTGTTGCTCTTGCTTCACTTGAGACCTTGCGTGTGGAGAGAATGTTTCCTGGACACCAAAACTGCCCCTCTAATGTGTTATGGGATACTTCAAAAGGCTATGTAGCATGCCTTTGCTTGAGCCATACAAAATTAGCTGATGGCATAGACAGCCTTTACATCTGGGACATGAAAACTGGTGCTCGTGAACGAGTTCTTCGCGGGATTGCCGCTCATTCGATGTTTGATCATTTCTGTAACAGCATAGACGTGGATTCCCTTTCTTTTGCTGCAATAAATGCATATTCCTCTGCTTCCATGTTGACATATCCATTTTCTGCAGTTGCACCGTTTTCACGATCTCAGTTTAATAACTCTCGGAAGGGAGGACACTCCTCTCAGTTCTCCTCTGCTAATACAAAGATGGACGAACCTAGTACTTCCCAGATACATGCTAGCAAAAGAGATGCTGCAAATATCTATTCATCTAGAATTTCAACCGACCCAAGTAAAAGAATAGCAGTTACATGTTCTTGCCTGTTTCCAGGAATTGCAACACTAAATTTTGACCTTGGCACATTGATGTCTCTTTGTTACATAGCTGAGTCCTCTGAAGCTGCAAGTGATTTTAGTGAGAAACAACATATAGAGAATTTAGGGGTTGACCTGCCTAATGATGGTGACAAGAGGGCTGATTTCATTTTGAAAAGGCAGGGAGCTGAAGTGCAGAGTACCCAGGACATGGCCGCTAGTGATGATTTTGGCGAACGTACCTCGCATATTACTTTGGAAAATAGCGGCTGGGAAAGTACACTTGAAGGATGTCTTCTTCGGTTTAGCTTATCTTTTCTGCACTTGTGGGATGTGGATAGTGACCTTGATAAGCTGCTAATGACAGAGATGAAACTTAAAAGACCAGATGGTTTCCTTGTTGGTTCAGGTTTGCTGGGGGACAAAGGGTCTCTTACATTGACATTTCCTGCCCACAGCACCACACTTGAG CTTTGGAAGTCATCATCGGAGTTCTGTGCTGTCAGATCAGTAACTATGGTGTCCCTTGCTCAGCACATGGTTAGCTTGTCCCCTTCATGTTCTACAGCCAGCAG TGTTCTAGCTGCATTTTATACACGCAACTTTGCAGAGAAAATGCCGGATATAAAGCCTCCTTTGCTCGAG CTTTTGGTAAGTTTATGGCAACATGAAAGCGAACATGTTCGAATGGCTGCGCGCTCTCTATTCCATTGCTCCGCCACACGGGGTATTCCTCTACCTTTGTGCAGGAAGAAATCGATTGATTTTGCAACACTTGTAAGATTGGAGAATGATAAAGTGGAAAGTGGAACTAAGTACTCCACCACGGACGAAAATTCTACAAACAATTTCGGATTGAATAGACAGCCTGAAGAAGTGGTTTCCCCGGCTAAAGAATCTGAAATACTTGCCTGGATAGAAACATTTGAAGAGCAAGACTGGATTGCTTGTGTTGAAGGAACAAGTCAAGATGCAATGACATCTCATATCATTGTTGCAGCGGCATTGGCTGTTTGGTATCCTAGTCTTGTCAAGCCAAACCTTGCTACACTAGCTGTTCATCCTTTAATGAAGTTGGTTATGGCCATGAATGAAAAATATAGTTCCACTGCAGCAGAGATTCTGGCAGAAGGTATGGAGAATACATGGAAGGCCTGCATTGCTTCTGAAATACCTCGTTTGATCGGCGATATATATTTTCAAATCGAGTGTTTGAGTGGAGCATCTTCCAACTCAAGACCACATAATGTAGTTCCCTCCCTTAACATTCGGGAGACTTTGATTGGAGTTCTGCTTCCAAGTCTTGCGATGGCTGATATACTAGGATTTTTGCATGTGGTAGAACGTCAGATATGGTCTACTGCATCTGATTCACCTATTCATGTAGTATCACTTATAGTTATCATCCGGATTGTGCGTGGTTCTCCGAGAAACTTGGCTCAATACCTTGACAAG ATATACAGGTGA